In a genomic window of Mycolicibacterium neoaurum VKM Ac-1815D:
- the car gene encoding carboxylic acid reductase, with protein MFAENLDDQQRLADLYATDPEFAAAAPDPAIADAVAAPEMRLPEIIRTVLTGYAERPALGSRAVQLVTDEATGRTRAELLGHFETITYGQLWDRVRAVTNAWSDTVRPGDRVAILGFGSVDFTVIDIALTQLGAVSVPLQTSATAAALAPIVAETEPALIASDVNHLDDAVTLALESGVATVVVFDQNPAVDDDREAIAAATARLDGQTLATLDEVIAAGAERPDVAIPAQEGDPLSLLIYTSGSTGAPKGAMYPQGKVADIWRPAINSHWDARQGHVPAIVLSFMPMSHVMGRGILYASLASGGVVNFAARADLSTLLEDLALTRPTQLNFVPRVWDMLFQDYQSRAAHGGSEADILADMRTNLLGGRYVSALTGSAPISPELKAWVERLLDLHLVEGYGSTEAGAVFVDGQISRPPVLEYKLVDVPELGYHSTDVPHPRGELLIRSEQLFPGYYKRPEVTASVFDEDGFYRTGDIVAELGPDQVAYIDRRNNVLKLSQGEFVTVSKLEAVFNTAPLVHQIYIYGNSARPYLLAVVVPTDPAATKAEIADALKAAARKADLQSYELPRDFLVETQEFTTENGLLTGIKKLAWPKLKERYGAELEQLYTDLADGQAGELQALRATGADAPVLETVGRAAVALLGAASSDIAPDVHFTDLGGDSLSALTFGNLLADIFDVEVPVSVIVSPTADLASIAAHIETQRSGSGLRPSFASVHGKDATVARAADLTLDKFIDAETLAAAGDLAGPATNVRTVLLTGATGFLGRYLALEWLERMNLVDGKVIALVRARSDAEARARLDATFDTGDPKLVAHYRELADKHLEVLAGDKGEHDLGLDRQTWQRLADTVDLIVDPAALVNHVLPYNELFGPNALGTAELIRVALTTRIKPFVYVSTIGVGAGIEPGRFVEDADIREISATRVLDDSYANGYGASKWAGEVLLREAHEQFGLPVSVFRCDMILADTSYAGQLNLPDMFTRMMLSLVATGIAPKSFNQLDAQGNRQRSHYDGLPVEFIAEAISTLGADVTDGFETYHVMNPHDDGLGLDEFVDWLVDAGHPIRRIDDYQAWFEQFGATLRTLPDRQRQASLLPLLHNYTTPGQPVNGAMAPTDVFRTAVQEAKIGPDKDIPHVSRDVIVKYVTDLQLLGLL; from the coding sequence ATGTTCGCCGAAAATCTTGATGACCAGCAGCGCCTGGCCGACCTGTACGCCACCGATCCCGAGTTCGCCGCCGCGGCACCAGACCCCGCCATCGCCGACGCCGTCGCCGCTCCCGAGATGCGCCTGCCCGAGATCATCCGCACCGTTCTGACCGGGTACGCCGAGCGGCCCGCGCTCGGCAGCCGTGCCGTCCAACTGGTCACCGACGAAGCCACCGGACGCACCCGTGCCGAGCTCCTCGGCCACTTCGAGACCATCACCTACGGACAGCTGTGGGACCGCGTCCGTGCCGTCACCAACGCCTGGTCCGACACCGTGCGCCCGGGTGACCGCGTGGCCATTCTCGGTTTCGGCAGCGTCGACTTCACGGTCATCGACATCGCCCTGACCCAGCTCGGGGCGGTCTCGGTCCCGCTGCAGACCAGTGCGACGGCCGCCGCCCTTGCCCCGATCGTCGCTGAGACCGAACCGGCGCTGATCGCCTCCGATGTGAACCATCTCGATGACGCCGTGACGCTGGCGCTGGAGTCCGGTGTGGCGACCGTGGTGGTCTTCGACCAGAACCCCGCCGTCGACGACGACCGCGAGGCGATCGCCGCCGCCACGGCCCGGCTCGACGGGCAGACCCTGGCGACCCTCGACGAGGTGATCGCAGCCGGAGCCGAACGCCCGGACGTCGCGATCCCGGCGCAGGAGGGTGATCCGCTCTCGCTGCTGATCTACACCTCCGGTAGCACCGGCGCCCCCAAGGGCGCCATGTACCCGCAGGGCAAGGTCGCCGACATCTGGCGACCGGCCATCAACTCGCACTGGGATGCCCGCCAGGGGCACGTTCCGGCGATCGTGCTGAGCTTCATGCCGATGAGCCACGTCATGGGACGCGGCATCCTCTACGCATCGCTGGCCAGTGGCGGCGTGGTCAATTTCGCCGCCCGAGCCGATCTGTCCACACTGCTGGAGGATCTGGCGCTGACGCGCCCGACACAGCTCAACTTCGTCCCACGGGTGTGGGACATGCTGTTCCAGGACTATCAGAGCCGCGCCGCCCACGGCGGCTCCGAGGCCGACATTCTCGCCGATATGCGGACCAATCTGCTGGGCGGCCGCTATGTCAGCGCGCTCACCGGATCGGCGCCGATTTCCCCCGAACTCAAGGCATGGGTCGAGCGGCTGCTGGATCTGCACCTGGTCGAGGGCTACGGCTCGACCGAGGCCGGTGCGGTCTTCGTCGACGGTCAGATCAGCCGGCCGCCGGTGCTGGAGTACAAGCTGGTCGATGTTCCCGAACTGGGTTATCACTCGACCGATGTGCCACATCCGCGCGGCGAGTTGCTGATCCGTTCCGAGCAGCTGTTCCCGGGCTACTACAAGCGCCCCGAGGTCACGGCGTCGGTCTTCGACGAGGACGGTTTCTACCGGACCGGTGACATCGTGGCCGAGCTCGGCCCCGACCAGGTCGCCTACATCGACCGGCGCAACAATGTGCTCAAGCTGTCCCAGGGTGAGTTCGTCACCGTCTCCAAGCTGGAAGCGGTGTTCAACACCGCGCCGCTGGTGCATCAGATCTACATCTACGGCAACAGCGCCCGGCCCTACCTGCTGGCCGTGGTGGTGCCCACCGACCCCGCTGCCACCAAGGCCGAGATCGCCGACGCCCTGAAGGCGGCGGCGCGCAAGGCTGACCTGCAGAGCTACGAACTCCCGCGCGACTTCCTGGTCGAGACACAGGAGTTCACCACCGAGAACGGGCTGCTGACCGGGATCAAGAAGCTGGCTTGGCCGAAACTGAAGGAGCGTTACGGCGCCGAGTTGGAGCAGCTCTACACCGATCTGGCCGACGGCCAGGCCGGCGAGTTGCAGGCACTACGGGCCACCGGTGCCGATGCGCCGGTGCTGGAGACCGTGGGCCGTGCCGCCGTGGCACTGCTCGGCGCCGCCAGCTCCGATATCGCACCCGATGTGCATTTCACCGATCTCGGTGGTGACTCGTTGTCGGCGTTGACGTTCGGCAACCTGCTGGCCGACATCTTCGACGTCGAGGTGCCGGTCAGCGTGATCGTCAGTCCGACAGCGGATCTGGCCTCCATCGCCGCGCACATCGAGACGCAGCGCTCCGGTTCGGGCCTGCGGCCGAGCTTCGCCTCGGTGCACGGCAAGGACGCCACGGTGGCTCGGGCCGCCGACCTGACCCTGGACAAGTTCATCGATGCCGAGACACTGGCGGCCGCGGGCGATCTCGCCGGCCCGGCGACCAATGTCCGCACCGTCCTGCTGACCGGCGCCACCGGATTCCTTGGCCGCTACCTGGCCCTGGAGTGGCTGGAACGGATGAACCTCGTCGACGGCAAGGTGATCGCCCTGGTGCGGGCCCGCTCCGATGCCGAGGCACGCGCCCGCCTGGATGCCACCTTCGACACGGGTGACCCGAAACTCGTTGCGCACTACCGGGAACTGGCAGACAAACACCTGGAGGTGCTCGCCGGCGACAAGGGTGAGCACGATCTCGGACTGGATCGCCAGACCTGGCAGCGGCTGGCCGACACGGTCGACCTGATCGTCGACCCGGCGGCCCTGGTCAACCACGTGCTGCCCTACAACGAATTGTTCGGGCCCAATGCCCTCGGCACCGCCGAGCTGATTCGCGTCGCGTTGACCACCCGCATCAAGCCGTTCGTGTACGTCTCGACCATCGGTGTCGGGGCGGGTATCGAGCCGGGGCGCTTCGTCGAGGACGCCGATATCCGCGAGATCAGCGCCACCCGGGTGCTCGACGACAGCTACGCCAACGGGTACGGGGCCAGCAAGTGGGCGGGTGAGGTGTTGCTCCGCGAGGCACACGAGCAGTTCGGGCTCCCGGTCTCGGTGTTCCGCTGCGATATGATCCTGGCCGACACCAGCTACGCCGGTCAGCTCAACCTGCCGGACATGTTCACCAGGATGATGCTGAGCCTGGTGGCCACCGGCATCGCCCCGAAGTCGTTCAATCAGCTTGACGCCCAGGGCAATCGGCAGCGCAGCCACTATGACGGCCTGCCGGTCGAGTTCATCGCCGAAGCCATCTCGACCCTCGGTGCCGATGTCACCGACGGATTCGAGACCTACCACGTGATGAACCCGCACGATGACGGTCTCGGTCTCGACGAGTTCGTCGACTGGCTCGTCGACGCGGGACACCCGATCCGGCGTATCGACGACTACCAGGCGTGGTTCGAGCAGTTCGGTGCCACCTTGCGGACGCTGCCGGACCGGCAACGGCAGGCCTCACTGCTGCCGCTGCTGCACAACTACACCACCCCGGGCCAGCCGGTGAACGGCGCCATGGCACCCACCGATGTGTTCCGCACGGCGGTGCAGGAAGCGAAAATCGGCCCGGACAAGGATATTCCGCATGTCAGCCGGGACGTGATCGTCAAGTACGTCACCGACCTGCAATTGCTCGGCCTGCTGTAA
- a CDS encoding DMT family transporter gives MIDQLLVVVFALCAAIFAAIGIVVRQRATLDVPEEHGVSTVMFATLLRRPLWWAGTAAAVAGFVFQALALDNGSLIVVQPLLVSALLFALPLSARLAHRRVTRGAWLWALLLTASLAVFVPLAHPRVNEQVAPAPTVAVVITICSVLVIGCVVFAVRHTGWKRAVPLAVAVGVMFGLVAVLTKILMFLLDRGSAVAVLATPVPYALVALGVLATLLQQSAFHAGSLQTSVPTMVVVEPIAAVLFGVFLLGETLNANRWETVVLTIAVLAMTAATIALGRDEGAYEERLEAQAHRS, from the coding sequence GTGATCGACCAGCTGCTCGTCGTTGTGTTCGCATTGTGCGCAGCGATTTTCGCCGCCATCGGCATCGTGGTGCGGCAGCGTGCGACGCTCGACGTACCCGAGGAACACGGTGTCAGCACCGTCATGTTCGCGACCCTGCTGCGACGTCCACTGTGGTGGGCCGGGACGGCCGCGGCTGTGGCCGGGTTCGTCTTCCAGGCGTTGGCGCTGGACAACGGATCGCTCATCGTCGTCCAACCCCTGTTGGTGTCGGCGCTGTTGTTCGCCCTCCCGCTCAGCGCCCGGTTGGCGCACCGGCGGGTGACACGCGGCGCCTGGTTGTGGGCGCTGCTGCTCACCGCATCCCTGGCGGTGTTCGTCCCGCTGGCCCACCCGCGCGTCAACGAGCAGGTGGCTCCGGCGCCGACGGTGGCTGTCGTCATCACCATCTGCTCGGTGCTGGTGATCGGATGCGTGGTGTTCGCGGTACGCCATACCGGCTGGAAACGTGCGGTGCCCCTGGCGGTCGCGGTCGGCGTGATGTTCGGTCTGGTCGCGGTGCTGACCAAGATCCTGATGTTCCTGCTGGACCGCGGAAGTGCAGTCGCGGTGTTGGCGACTCCGGTGCCCTACGCACTGGTCGCGCTGGGTGTACTCGCCACCCTGCTGCAGCAGTCGGCGTTCCACGCCGGATCGCTGCAGACGTCGGTCCCGACCATGGTTGTGGTCGAGCCGATCGCCGCGGTGTTGTTCGGCGTGTTCCTCCTCGGCGAAACCCTCAACGCCAACCGGTGGGAGACCGTGGTGCTCACCATCGCCGTCCTGGCCATGACCGCGGCCACCATCGCGCTGGGCCGTGACGAGGGCGCCTACGAGGAACGGTTGGAAGCCCAGGCACACCGATCCTGA
- a CDS encoding TIGR03668 family PPOX class F420-dependent oxidoreductase: MAEPHALFAGAPVAALSTADDHGVPHLVPVVFAVEGDTVYTAVDAKRKSTQRLRRLANIEVNPRVSLLVDHYDDDWSALWWVRADGTATVHHDGEQMAIGYGLLRAKYPQYERTALDGPVVEIKVHHWAVWQA; the protein is encoded by the coding sequence ATGGCCGAACCGCACGCCCTGTTCGCCGGCGCACCCGTCGCCGCGTTGTCCACCGCCGACGACCACGGGGTGCCGCATCTGGTGCCGGTGGTCTTCGCCGTCGAGGGCGACACGGTGTACACGGCGGTCGACGCCAAGCGGAAGTCCACACAGCGCCTGCGCAGGCTGGCCAATATCGAGGTGAACCCGCGGGTGAGCCTGCTGGTCGATCACTACGATGACGACTGGTCGGCGCTGTGGTGGGTGCGCGCCGACGGCACGGCCACCGTGCATCACGACGGTGAGCAGATGGCAATCGGATACGGGCTGCTTCGCGCGAAATACCCGCAGTACGAACGCACCGCGCTCGACGGCCCAGTGGTGGAGATCAAAGTCCACCACTGGGCCGTCTGGCAGGCCTGA
- a CDS encoding ABC transporter substrate-binding protein, with protein MAVAAAVLVGAGLVACAPPEKDQATDGGGSDARTATSAADFGGIQGLIEAAKAEGELNVIALPDDWANYGQIIKTFGDKYGIKVNSAQPGASSQEEINAAEQQKGRSTAPDVFDLGQSVALANTDRFAPYKVEHFGEISDSFKHPDGLWVNDYGGYMSIGYDSTKVPTIAGVDDLLKPEFAGKVALNGDPTQAGAAFSGVMMVAVSQGGSPDDIAPGVEFFRKLNEAGNFLPVDPTPATIASGQTPVVLDWDYLNVEQSKKVPGWKVVIPPNAAVAGYYFQAINKDAPHPAAARLWQEFLYSDEGQNLYLGGGARPVRADWMVTHGTIDRETYGTLPPVDGAATFVTVEQNAAATKYLEANWAKAIG; from the coding sequence ATGGCAGTCGCCGCGGCGGTGCTCGTCGGGGCGGGCCTGGTCGCCTGTGCACCGCCGGAGAAGGACCAGGCCACCGACGGCGGTGGCAGCGATGCCCGCACCGCCACCTCGGCAGCCGATTTCGGCGGTATCCAGGGCCTGATCGAGGCGGCCAAGGCCGAGGGCGAACTCAACGTCATCGCCCTGCCCGATGACTGGGCCAACTACGGCCAGATCATCAAGACCTTCGGTGACAAGTACGGCATCAAGGTGAATTCGGCTCAACCCGGCGCCAGCAGCCAGGAGGAGATCAACGCCGCAGAACAGCAGAAGGGCCGCAGTACCGCACCGGATGTCTTCGATCTCGGGCAGTCGGTGGCACTGGCCAACACCGACAGGTTCGCGCCGTACAAGGTCGAGCACTTCGGTGAGATCTCGGACTCGTTCAAGCATCCAGACGGTCTGTGGGTCAACGACTATGGCGGCTACATGTCCATCGGTTACGACTCCACCAAGGTGCCCACCATTGCCGGTGTCGACGACCTGCTCAAGCCCGAGTTCGCGGGCAAGGTGGCACTCAACGGTGATCCGACCCAGGCCGGGGCCGCGTTCTCCGGCGTGATGATGGTCGCCGTGTCCCAGGGCGGTTCCCCCGATGACATCGCCCCCGGGGTGGAGTTCTTCCGGAAACTCAACGAGGCGGGCAACTTCCTGCCGGTCGACCCCACCCCGGCCACCATCGCCTCCGGGCAGACACCGGTGGTGTTGGACTGGGACTACCTCAATGTCGAACAGTCCAAGAAGGTTCCGGGCTGGAAGGTCGTCATCCCACCCAACGCGGCGGTGGCGGGCTACTACTTCCAGGCCATCAACAAAGACGCGCCGCATCCCGCGGCAGCGCGGCTGTGGCAGGAGTTCCTGTACAGCGACGAGGGGCAGAACCTGTACCTCGGCGGTGGCGCACGGCCGGTGCGCGCGGACTGGATGGTCACCCACGGCACCATCGATCGCGAGACATACGGCACACTGCCCCCGGTCGACGGTGCGGCCACCTTCGTCACCGTCGAGCAGAACGCGGCCGCGACGAAGTATCTGGAAGCCAACTGGGCCAAGGCCATCGGCTGA